In a genomic window of Glycine max cultivar Williams 82 chromosome 13, Glycine_max_v4.0, whole genome shotgun sequence:
- the LOC100807745 gene encoding STOREKEEPER protein, which translates to MAQKQKLRPSPLDEPPTASSSDSEEEEPQQQQPSSQKNKEEEDEEVSSGEEEEEDEEEEEAASSEEEEEDEDLPPPPVSKNPPPPPANPQPQHSSSESETESGSETESEPDPTPVKVKPLASKPMDQAQKPKAQPSPAPPPKLTLKRPAENNNNNARVADSKRAKKKATESSSAANSAAAAASDDEMEEDGKKSGDNSKKFQRLWSEEDELAIVKGVVEFTSKTGLDPLKFPNTNAFHDFVKKSLHVEVSCNQLKEKVRRLKKKFETQAGKGKNGEAPKFSKPHDQKFFELSKKVWGREVTAGANGGPVEKPKSNGSAVKSPKKKESGSRNVASAKKPKPESKPEPVPVLSLEYKDSEKMQINQKPDGGDASLFLRELARSKEGASICKLDEDDVKRGLELIGESKRAELRGKWKKLHLAEMELFANRSELIGEQTKLILEALQASDH; encoded by the coding sequence aTGGCACAGAAGCAAAAGCTGCGCCCTTCTCCTCTCGACGAGCCACCCACTGCTTCCTCTTCCGATTCCGAGGAAGAAGagccacaacaacaacaaccatccTCCCAGAAGAACAAAGAAGAGGAAGACGAAGAAGTTTCCtccggagaagaagaagaagaagacgaagaagaagaagaagctgcttcctccgaagaagaggaagaagacgaAGATCTCCCACCACCACCAGTTTCCAAAAACCCTCCACCCCCTCCCGCAAACCCTCAGCCCCAACACTCTTCCTCCGAATCCGAAACCGAATCAGGATCCGAGACCGAATCCGAACCTGACCCCACTCCCGTCAAGGTCAAGCCTTTAGCTTCCAAGCCCATGGACCAGGCCCAAAAGCCCAAGGCCCAGCCCTCCCCGGCGCCACCCCCAAAATTGACACTCAAGCGCCCCGCcgagaacaacaacaacaacgcccgCGTCGCCGACTCCAAACGCGCCAAGAAGAAAGCCACCGAATCTTCTTCTGCCGCCAACTCCGCCGCGGCCGCTGCTTCTGACGACGAGATGGAGGAGGACGGGAAGAAGTCCGGCGATAACTCGAAGAAGTTTCAGAGACTGTGGAGCGAGGAGGACGAGCTCGCCATTGTGAAGGGCGTGGTTGAGTTCACTTCGAAAACAGGGCTGGACCCTCTTAAGTTTCCCAATACCAACGCTTTTCACGATTTCGTGAAGAAGTCGCTTCACGTGGAAGTTTCCTGCAACCAGCTGAAGGAGAAGGTCCGAAGGCTCAAGAAGAAGTTTGAGACCCAGGCTGGAAAAGGGAAGAACGGAGAGGCCCCTAAGTTTTCCAAACCGCACGATCAGAAATTCTTTGAATTGTCCAAAAAGGTTTGGGGACGTGAGGTTACTGCTGGAGCTAATGGGGGCCCCGTGGAGAAGCCCAAGTCTAATGGGAGTGCTGTCAAGAGTCCGAAGAAGAAGGAAAGCGGTAGCAGGAATGTGGCTTCTGCTAAGAAACCGAAGCCTGAATCAAAACCGGAGCCGGTTCCAGTGCTGTCCTTGGAGTATAAGGATTCTGAAAAGATGCAGATTAATCAAAAGCCTGATGGTGGTGATGCAAGTTTGTTTTTGCGCGAATTGGCTCGATCCAAAGAGGGTGCGAGTATTTGTAAGCTGGATGAGGATGATGTGAAGAGGGGGTTGGAGTTGATTGGAGAGTCAAAGAGGGCAGAGTTGAGGGGGAAGTGGAAGAAATTACATCTTGCTGAGATGGAACTGTTTGCGAATCGCTCAGAACTGATAGGGGAGCAGACTAAGTTGATACTTGAGGCGCTTCAGGCATCCGATCATTAG